A region from the Panicum hallii strain FIL2 chromosome 1, PHallii_v3.1, whole genome shotgun sequence genome encodes:
- the LOC112895088 gene encoding inositol-tetrakisphosphate 1-kinase 4-like — MAANSSSPADSSSSPRPHTYTIGYAMLPNKHDTFIQPSFLDLAARHGVRLEAVDASRPLAEQGPFDLIVHKLHGQAWRAQLEAFSALHPDVPVVDPPAAIERILDRFTMLDVVAGLGVATEGAVATPRQVFVADAAALACDDADAALGGLRFPLIAKPVEVDGSAASHDLCLVYRREGLRGLRAPVVLQEFVNHGGVLFKVYVVGDHATCVMRSSLPDVADARLHDLAADAAAPFANISLLPPPAAGDVEMPPQDFVNRVARELRRALGLHLINFDLIRASDPDGDAKYLILDINYCPGYSKMPGFEPIVLEFLLEMLRNRPGHEQPCPGAGSGTGLSAEALKAEVEPSFIPSGAEPKQVQA; from the coding sequence ATGGCGGCCAACTCCTCCTCCCCGGCAGACTCCAGCAGCTCGCCGCGGCCTCACACCTACACCATCGGCTACGCGATGCTGCCCAACAAGCATGACACCTTCATCCAGCCGTCCTTCCTGGACCttgcggcgcggcacggcgtcCGGCTCGAGGCCGTCGACGCGTCGCGCCCTCTCGCGGAGCAGGGCCCCTTCGACCTCATCGTCCACAAGCTCCACGGCCAGGCGTGGCGCGCGCAGCTGGAGGCCTTCTCCGCGCTGCACCCGGACGTCCCCGTCGTCGACCCGCCCGCCGCCATCGAGCGCATCCTCGACCGCTTCACCATGCTCGACGTCGTCGCCGGCCTCGGCGTCGCGACGGAGGGCGCCGTGGCCACGCCCAGGCAGGTCTTCGTCGCCGACGCCGCGGCGCTGGCCTGCGACGACGCGGACGCGGCCCTCGGCGGCCTCCGGTTCCCGCTCATCGCCAAGCCGGTGGAGGTCGACGGCAGCGCCGCGTCGCACGACCTGTGCCTCGTGTACCGGCGCGAGGGCCTGCGCGGCCTCCGCGCGCCGGTGGTGCTCCAGGAGTTCGTCAACCACGGCGGCGTGCTCTTTAAGGTCTACGTGGTGGGCGACCACGCCACCTGCGTGATGCGGAGCAGCCTGCCGGACGTGGCCGACGCGCGCCTGcacgacctcgccgccgacgccgcagcCCCCTTCGCCAACATCTCCCTCCtcccgcccccggccgccggcgacgtcgAGATGCCGCCCCAGGACTTCGTGAACAGGGTCGCCCGCGAGCTGCGGCGGGCGCTGGGCTTGCACCTCATCAACTTCGACCTGATCCGGGCGAGCGACCCTGACGGCGACGCCAAGTACCTCATCCTCGACATCAACTACTGCCCGGGATACTCCAAGATGCCGGGTTTCGAGCCTATTGTTCTTGAATTTTTGTTGGAGATGCTGCGCAATAGACCTGGTCATGAGCAGCCTTGTCCGGGCGCTGGCTCTGGCACGGGTCTAAGTGCTGAGGCACTCAAGGCAGAGGTTGAGCCCAGCTTCATCCCGTCGGGAGCGGAACCGAAGCAAGTTCAGGCCTAA